TTGAAGAGATGGTCAACCTAATCCCTCAAATTGTAATTCAATGACTGGTTTCATTTTATTTATTGCCATTCCAAGAGCAACACCAGCAAAAACTGCTTCAGAAATCGGTGCATCAAAACATCTTTCCTCTCCAAATTTTGCTTGTAATCCTTCAGTTGCTCTAAAAACTCCACCTTCAAAACCAGCGTCTTCTCCATAAACTACTACTTCACTTCATTTTTCCATAGCTACTTCTAGTGCTTCAGAAACTGCTTTAACATTATTTAAAGTTTTCATTAATGATGTCCTCCTTTTGCTTCAGGGTGTGCTTCAAAGAAAGCTTTAGCTTCTTTGTATTGTTTTTCTAAATCAGGTGTTTTTTTTGCAAATTGATAATCAAAAATATCTTCAATTGGATAATCTTTATTAGCTTCTGCTCAATCAAACTCTGATCTAATAAATGTATCTTGTTCATTATCTAATTTTTCTTGTTTTTTATCATCTCATGATTTTTTATTAATTAAGTATTGTTTTAATCTAATTAAAGGATCTTTAGTTAAAGCTTCATCGAATTCATTTTGTGGTCTATAGATTAGTGGATTATCTGAAGAAGAGTGTGCTCCAAGTCTATATGTATCACATTCAATAAAAACAGGACCATTTCCTTTTCTTGCATACTCAATTGCTTCACTTGCAACAGCATAAACTGCCAAAAAGTCATTTCCATCAACCTTAATTGATGGAACACCTGAAGCAATTCCTTTAACTGCAATATTAAGTGATTTTGTTGATTTTTTATATGGAGTTGAAATTGCTCATTTATTATTTTCACATATAAATATTACAGGTAATTCATGTAATTTTGCAAAGTTCATTGCTTCATAAGTTTCCCCTTCACTCATTCCTCCATCACCTGTTGTAGTAACTGCAACACCTCCAGTTTTTTTATACTTTTCAGCAAAAGCTATTCCAGTTGCTTGTGAATATTGTGAACCTATAATAATATTTGGTGGTAATGAATTTACACCTTCAGGTGATCTACCTCCATATTCATTTCCCATTCAATAAAGCATAATGTTTTTCATTGGCATACCTACAGTTAATCAAGCCGCATTGTTTCTATATCCTGAAACAAATCAATCTTTTCCTTTAATTAAAGGTAATGTGAACCCAATTTCTGAAGCCTCTTGTCCAGTAGAAGAAAGAAATGATAAAAGTCTTCCTTGTCTTTGTGCTTTATTTTGAAAATCATCTTGTCTTCTTGAAAGATTCATTAGTTTATATGCTTCAATTAATTCTTTATCACTAATTTTTGGCATTAAACTTTCATTAATAATTTTCCCATTTTTATCCATTATCTCTACTATTTCATTTTTTAATGGATCAAATTT
This genomic window from Spiroplasma taiwanense CT-1 contains:
- the pdhA gene encoding pyruvate dehydrogenase (acetyl-transferring) E1 component subunit alpha, producing the protein MKFIGKFDPLKNEIVEIMDKNGKIINESLMPKISDKELIEAYKLMNLSRRQDDFQNKAQRQGRLLSFLSSTGQEASEIGFTLPLIKGKDWFVSGYRNNAAWLTVGMPMKNIMLYWMGNEYGGRSPEGVNSLPPNIIIGSQYSQATGIAFAEKYKKTGGVAVTTTGDGGMSEGETYEAMNFAKLHELPVIFICENNKWAISTPYKKSTKSLNIAVKGIASGVPSIKVDGNDFLAVYAVASEAIEYARKGNGPVFIECDTYRLGAHSSSDNPLIYRPQNEFDEALTKDPLIRLKQYLINKKSWDDKKQEKLDNEQDTFIRSEFDWAEANKDYPIEDIFDYQFAKKTPDLEKQYKEAKAFFEAHPEAKGGHH